The Paenibacillus sp. 481 DNA window TGTCATATGCGGTCAGATACATCATTTTGCGCAGCACAAGATCTGCTCGATAATGGAATTGTAAAAAATGAAGCACTCCGGACTGGCCTGACTTTTCTTTAACTGGGACTCGTGTGAGAATAGCTTTGAGTTTCTCGAATTCCTCTTTTCGCACATTTTTATTTTCCAAAGTCGGTGTACGTTTGATTTTTAAGAGTCGATTTTGTATCCCACCGACTTGCCAATCATATTCATAATCGTATGTATAATTGCTCATAATCCAGTACAGCAGCTCCGGATCACTTTCATTCAGACAGTGCCGCGCGATTTCAAATCTGACGGTATCATTCTGACTATTGGACAGTACATAATGGGCAGCGATCTTCTGATAACGCTCCCCGTTCTCCATTAAGAACTGAATCCGTTCTGGCAAATCATTTTCCTCATAAACAGCGGTAGCCCACAGGCTCAGGTAAACTTGGTTCGCATTCTCAGAAGATAGCCATGCTGTACGCTGTTGTTCATCCGTAAGTGCTGTATATGCTTGTTCCACAAGCTGACTGGCTGTACGTTGATTGACCGCTTCAAGACCCATTCCTGTCCAAGTACCGAGGGCTCGGACAATGGAACTGTACCGAATTAGATCGTGATCCAAAATCATTTTCAGCAGATGTAAATTAGCCTGTAAGGTACCGGAATCGATCTCCTCGGTGATTGACTGACGCAGCCCCTCCTGCAGTCTAGCAGCAATCAGCAGTTCACCTATCATCTCGTACAGCTCGGGACGGTGACTCATCAGTATTCCCTTAATCATCTTGCGGTTGAGCAGCGCCGTCTGATTCTCACCGTAAACGATTTCTTTAAGCGCCGTTTCAGCCCAACTATCACCACAATCCAGTTCATACGCCATCAGATCAGGTACTATCTGCTCGAACCAATGGAGCTGCTGAACAGTGTAATCCGCCTTGCTCAAGTAATCGTGCAATGAGAAGTTAGAAGCTTGCGCAAGTAATAGCATTCTTAATTTTGATAGCAAAGGGCCGAGATTAATTAGGTAGTTTTGCGTTCGAAACGGTCTGCGGAAATAACCTATTGCATAGGGATACTCCGCGATATGCTCTGTCATATATCGGAAAATACTGCCCGTCTTTTCTCCCGCAATTGCCGCTACGACATCTACGAGGGGGCTGTAAAATGAATCCGGTTGCGCGGCAGACAACATCTTCAGATCCTCGTATAGTACTTGATATACACGGCTATCGAGGTAATTGTGTGGTTGGCGGCATAGATCGTAAATCATGCGAATTTGTTGATTCCCGCTTGCCTCCAATTCCTTTACTTTCATTTCAACCCTTTCCCAAAAAGCTTGTTCTGACTGATCGATGTATGACATATCCTTACCCCCCTATTTGTTTACCACAATCCTCCGGCCAGCATCGTAAAGCGCATAAATACGACCTTATCACCATCCGTGAGCACAAGCGGCGTATCTAGTTGCACTATTTCCTCTTCATTGACAAATACCCGATATAGCCCATCGGAAAAGGCCAACAGAGCAGACTCCACCGCCTGATGTTCATCCGGCTGCCGGTCATCATGAATCGTTCCAAAGCCAACCTTTCCGTTATTGGCACTTGCCTTAATATCCTCTTCGGTCAAATAAGGAATCAGGCTTTGCTCAGCCTGCTTGTCTTTAAAGGCGTTTACACTATGGTGCACGATTCCAGTAATCATTTCACGCAGCGTATTGGGCACTTCGTTCAGCCACAGCTCCTGTGTCATAAGTTCTTTGCGCTTACCTGGATTTTTCACCATGATATACAGCTTCATCAAAATACACCTCTTTAATTAAAGTGTAAGGAACCATCCGCGATTTAAGGAAATCTGTTAAGCTTCATTCCTCACAGAGGTGAATACAAAAATCTTGCCATAAGCATTTGAAATTTGTGTATCCTTACAGCGTCAACAAATACTCAATACAGCTTCAACAATTGCTCAAGTCGCTCTTTTAAAGGTGGTAACTCCTTTTTTGCAGCCTGCGCCAGTTTCTTGTTACTGCCGAAGATGCGATAAAGCACAGCTTCTCGCTCATAATCTTCCTTTGTTGCAAGCTCTCGTAGAAGTGCATCAGCAAGTTCTGGCGTATCTATCGCGATGTTCTTAATAGGTTTGGCCGATTGGCCCCCACCAAGCAGAATAGAGACGAATACAGGCATATGCGCAGCCGTTAGACCGTGAGCTTCGATAAAAGCTTGTGCATAGCCGTCCTGCGCGGACTGATGCTCCGTATCGACCAGTTCCATATAGCGTTGAACTAATGGAAAATAAGCGTCGCTAAATATGCCGAGACCGAATACCGCATACGTTCCAGGCATGACGGATTTCTCACCCGGCTCTACATCCGGATACCATGCGAATTCCTCCATCGCAAGCTCCGCATATGCTGCAAGCTGCGGGAATAACGCGGGATAACGGATTGCATGCGCAAAAAACTGATGTAGACTCGACTTGGCAAGCTTTTTTAAGGGTAAGTAATGCTTGTCTTTACTTTTCAGCTTAAATTTAAGCTTATACGCTTTAGGAAAACCTTGTTGCAGCAGCTGGTTGATAAAGTCTAACGCTTCACCGTAAGCGGCTTCTTCTTCGGACACTATATGAATCTCCATCGTTTGCATAATATCATTGGCGCTTGCTTGAATCAGGCTGCTCTTACATGTATTTTCAAATCGTCCGCTGCCTTCGTTCAAATAGCGTGTTGCTTGCTCCGATCCAAGCTGAGCAGCGAGTTTCAAATACTTCTCCCGCGTATCTGGCTCCTTCGAACCGACCTGCAAGGCGGCATAAATAAAAAAGTCCAACTCCTGAACATAACGTTCATTACGCTCCGCCTCATTTTTCAGCACCATGCCCGAGCCGAACAGTCCAGTCCGTTCAAAATATTGATTTAAAAAACGCTCCTCTGCCCACTTTTTGAAAGCTGAAGTATAGTAGTAAGCCCACGTATCACTTCGTTCTTTATTGGTGCGCAGCTTGTCGCTAAGACGCTGGATCAGTGGTTCGATTACTTCCCGCTTCTGCTCCATAAGTTCAGGATTCATAAGATGATGTGCGAAAAAAAATTCATCATTTTTATGTGGTAGTACTGGAAGATCCGACAAAATTTTTGTGTCAATAAAGATATCCAACGTCTGTTTAAGACCCTGAAGTTTTTCTTCATTTAATAAAGATTGAGCGTGACGGAGTTTAGATTGCTCCCATTCAAACTCAAATACGAGTTCAAACTGGTAATCAAAAAAGTGGGAACCATAATCGTCCGAGCGGAATAGTTTATTCATCCGGTCACATAGAGCTGGGAAAAACTCATGCATTAAAATTTCCTCTGTCAATTCTACGATGTAAGTACCCGCTTCGTATGTATAGGAACTATCACTCCAAGAGAACGGTTCATAAACATCGATATGAATTTTTCCCTGTGCCCAGTTGAACTTCCCTTTTTTCCAAGCCACTTTCAAGTAATCTTTCACACCAGCCTGAAGCCGGCTTCGGTCTTGTAACTCATTAATTCGCTGACTTTCTTTTTCGTAAATAGCAGTGATTTGACACCATATATCGTTCAAAAATGCTTCTGCAGCTTGGTTCAATATGTCGTCCTCCATTCCCTATCACAGTCAATCGAATGAGTTGATTAACCTCTGTTCATGCTGCTAATTTCCTCCTTCTATTCTTCTGTAAAAAATATCTACTCCTAATATAACGCAATAAGGCCATAACTGGTGTTCCTTTACCCAATCCACCTATAAATTTAGTACTTTCGTCGTGTATGGTCACAGGCTTTCGCCCATTTTCCAATCCTTTAAGTAGGCAACTGCATAGGATAAAAGGCAAGCAAGGAAATCATGAGAGGAGAACGAATATGTACCGTCATTCATACTATCAATATCAATGGCATTATCCTATGCATGTCTACTGTAATCACAGCAATTGGAGCAATAATTGGAATCCTCACTCTTATAATTGGAACAACACGCAACCCCCCCCTCATTATGGTAACGCCAGATTAACTGACTATGGACCAAGACCATTTGTAGTGAATATGGACCAAGCTACTGAGCACAACAATACTTACCGTACCGCTTTATGGACAGGGAAACACCTTCAAGTGACCCTAATGCGTATTAATGCTGGAGATGACATTGGTTTAGAAGTTCATCCCACAACTGATCAATTCATACAGATTGAAGAAGGTCAGGGACTTGTTCAAATGGGTGACAGTAAAGACAAATTGGATTTTCAACAAATGGCCTTTGAGGACTACGCCATTATGATACCTGCTGGAAAATGGCACAATGTAACCAATACGGGTAATACTCCCCTTAAAATATATGTTATCTATGCTCCGCCTGAGCATCCATATGGTACGGTTCAAGAAACAAAAGCAGCTGCCATGTCTGCTAGAGAAAACCATTATTACAAATGTATCGAGTAAAAAGGGCTTCGTGTTTTGGCGCCGCAGATTTTTACACAAAAAAAACCTGTCGAAATGACAGGTTTTTTTTGTGTGACAATGGACCAAACCGTAGACAATAGGTTTTAGTATCGCCGCGATTAATCTTCATCACGCAAGCTGAAAATGATCGCCCGTTCGAGCTTGCTTAACGATTCTGGCGAGAAATCCGCGGCGTGCATGATATTCGTGCTCGTTGCTTGCATTCCCCATACATAAGCCGTATTTTTAGCTGTGAAAGTACGCGGTTCATGGTGAACGATCAATCCTCGTGTGGTCAACTTGTTATTCCATGGTGTGGTAAAGGAAGAGAGGCTCGATCCAGAGTCTCGTATGATCGCGACTTTAATCTTGTTAAGA harbors:
- a CDS encoding DUF6138 family protein, giving the protein MNQAAEAFLNDIWCQITAIYEKESQRINELQDRSRLQAGVKDYLKVAWKKGKFNWAQGKIHIDVYEPFSWSDSSYTYEAGTYIVELTEEILMHEFFPALCDRMNKLFRSDDYGSHFFDYQFELVFEFEWEQSKLRHAQSLLNEEKLQGLKQTLDIFIDTKILSDLPVLPHKNDEFFFAHHLMNPELMEQKREVIEPLIQRLSDKLRTNKERSDTWAYYYTSAFKKWAEERFLNQYFERTGLFGSGMVLKNEAERNERYVQELDFFIYAALQVGSKEPDTREKYLKLAAQLGSEQATRYLNEGSGRFENTCKSSLIQASANDIMQTMEIHIVSEEEAAYGEALDFINQLLQQGFPKAYKLKFKLKSKDKHYLPLKKLAKSSLHQFFAHAIRYPALFPQLAAYAELAMEEFAWYPDVEPGEKSVMPGTYAVFGLGIFSDAYFPLVQRYMELVDTEHQSAQDGYAQAFIEAHGLTAAHMPVFVSILLGGGQSAKPIKNIAIDTPELADALLRELATKEDYEREAVLYRIFGSNKKLAQAAKKELPPLKERLEQLLKLY
- a CDS encoding cupin domain-containing protein → MYRHSYYQYQWHYPMHVYCNHSNWSNNWNPHSYNWNNTQPPPHYGNARLTDYGPRPFVVNMDQATEHNNTYRTALWTGKHLQVTLMRINAGDDIGLEVHPTTDQFIQIEEGQGLVQMGDSKDKLDFQQMAFEDYAIMIPAGKWHNVTNTGNTPLKIYVIYAPPEHPYGTVQETKAAAMSARENHYYKCIE